A single Carettochelys insculpta isolate YL-2023 chromosome 2, ASM3395843v1, whole genome shotgun sequence DNA region contains:
- the LOC142008306 gene encoding putative G-protein coupled receptor 141, whose protein sequence is MPGETTISQTTPVDTSPLNATHLDVPQYILITIYTTAFIGGTIGAVTMSFLLVKMNTLSVTITAIVNLVVIHSLLLLTMPFRVYYYISQKWIFGMPFCKAVSSMIHIHMYLTFLFYMITLIIRWLIFFQWKDKVEFYRKLHAVAASAAVWIAALVVVLPSFIVQYGSSGNYENGKCFNFQEELKRKSVKALNYSLITVVAAITCVLLGLQVFIILRVVKKLPGSVWSHQEFWAQIKSLMFISLIIICFLPYHIFRVYYIEHMNEDRQLQNYNEICLSVTAISCLDLLSFVISGSHFFKQKIIMLQSKLACC, encoded by the coding sequence ATGCCTGGAGAGACTACAATCTCACAGACCACACCTGTGGATACATCTCCACTCAATGCCACTCATCTTGACGTTCCACAATACATATTGATTACAATATATACGACAGCATTCATTGGCGGTACGATTGGAGCCGTCACAATGTCATTTTTGCTGGTTAAAATGAACACTCTGTCAGTGACCATCACAGCGATTGTAAACCTTGTGGTCATTCACAGTCTGCTTCTCCTGACAATGCCGTTTCGTGTTTATTACTATATCAGTCAGAAGTGGATTTTTGGGATGCCCTTTTGCAAAGCAGTGAGTTCTATGATACACATCCATATGTACCTCACTTTTCTGTTCTACATGATCACGCTCATTATCCGGTGGCTCATTTTCTTTCAATGGAAGGATAAGGTGGAGTTCTACAGGAAGCTGCATGCGGTGGCTGCTAGTGCTGCAGTGTGGATAGCGGCCCTTGTGGTTGTCCTACCCTCGTTCATTGTTCAATACGGGAGCTCTGGGAATTATGAAAATGGCAAATGTTTTAATTTCCAAGAAGAGCTAAAGAGGAAGAGTGTGAAAGCCCTGAACTACAGCCTCATCACTGTTGTAGCTGCCATCACATGTGTCCTTTTAGGCTTACAAGTCTTCATTATTCTAAGAGTGGTGAAAAAGCTTCCAGGCTCTGTCTGGTCACATCAAGAATTCTGGGCTCAGATCAAAAGCTTGATGTTCATATCTCTGATAATCATTTGTTTCCTTCCATATCACATTTTTAGGGTCTATTACATAGAACATATGAATGAAGATCGCCAATTACAAAATTACAATGAAATCTGTTTGAGTGTCACTGCCATCAGCTGCCTTGATTTGCTGTCATTTGTTATCAGCGGAAGCCATTTCTTTAAGCAAAAGATTATTATGCTTCAAAGTAAGCTTGCATGCTGTTAG